agaaaCTATCTTATGTGTTGTAAAACATGCTTTATAGATACACAACCGTCTACATTAAATCGTATTTGTAAATTCATTTCCGCTCCCACCCTGAGACTGCAAATATTTAACCAGATTCCAATTTTATTAGAGCAGACTAAGTGTTAAATAGCAGTtatgaattttcaattttaaaatatgttcattGGACCATTTggtaaataaaccaaaaaaaatatttttgctaTTCAAGCAGCCTTTCAGCATAAACTACGAAAAGATGATAGTATAAGTGTCATCATCatgacttattttatttttaccagAAAACAGAGATAAATATCAATCTGGAAGCAGGGGCAAAATTAGAGTAATTTTCTAATGGGTGCTAAATCTCATAAATGACAAAAGGGGGTCATACCTTAGTCGTAGATTTTTGggtttgaaaagaaaaacaatcttcagttttccagaaaaaaaaaacattgcatGTCACCGATCGAGGCTTGACGGAGGTAGAAAACTGTCATATTAGAAGTAGAGGAAAGAGtgagatccaaagagattaagatagaacaaaaaaatgaaCTAATAACTTATCTTGCAGAAAAAGCGTTGCATGCCCACATTAAGTATGTGTATTACTGAATCAGAGaagatatttaactttttaaagcACAGCAGagaaaaagaatataaataatgGAATCAAGGTTAGTTATTTGGAAACTGTTGGATCGCGGAGGTGTGGAAACGGGAAAGAAAACCGTAGGAATGTGgagtgaaaatatatttttgatttttgttaatgTGCAACTTATATCTTTTtgcttttcatttattttttttcttattttaaattatttttatttcttaaatgaTGTGGCAAAACTTAATTGGTAgagtgacttgtgctttagtatatagaggaTTATCCTTAATAATAACTATTAAGTATTGTTCTATATATATCTGTGTTAAAACCCTAAACGGCGACTTTTTTTCCTCTCCCTCTATCTGTCGGATTCATTAGCTGCTCTGTCACGTGGGTTTGTCTTTCCCTTTATCGGTGATCCATCATcagaagagaatgaagagaagaagactgcagcagagggagattcCTAATGATGTGGTGATGGAGGAGATCCGTGGGAGACTGCCGGCAAAATCTCTGATGAGATTCAAGTGTGTGTCAAAGGTTTGGTCATCGCTTATCAGCTCACGATATTTCAGCAACCGTTTTCTCACAGTCCCAACCAGACCTCGTCCTCGGATTTACATGTGTTTGCAGGATAACAATGACTACAGTAACTCTGTAACACTATCATTGGCTCTAGACACTACTAATCCTAATCGCTTTGTGGTTGACCACAATCTGACCAGCCCTCGGGTGGGAGGCTACGTCTTACAAAATCTTTGTGGCTTCATGTGCTACTCCTTTATAAGCAAGCCGCGGATCTATAACCCTGCCACCCGACAACTTGTCACCTTACCTGCCCCCATCAAATCCCAAACAGAAGAAGACGCATACGGTTACTATTTTGGATATGACCCAGTTATCGACCAGTACAATGTTCTCTGGTCAACTGGTGTCTACGTGAAACATTTGGGAGAGATAAGGTCAGAGCATCGGGTCTTTGTCCTAAAAGCTGGAAGAGAAGGTTCCTGGAAAAAGGCGTCTCCAACTGCACCAGACTTTCTTCCTCACATTCCGGCCAAAAGAGGAATGTGTATTGATGGGGTTATATATTACATGGGTTGGACTGGTAGGTATAATTTAGTGCTTGTGAGCTTCCACATTAGATCCAGAGACTTCAAAATGATCCAAGTACCTCGTAGGGACGGAGATGAAGTGCTTCTAAGGATGAAGAATGTGAGTCTTATAGAGTATGGTGGCAAAGTAACTATCATTGACCAAACCAATCTTAGGGAAAAGGGTAAGCTTGATTTATGGGCTGTGGAAGATGCTGGGAACAAGAACAGCTGGTCAAGGAAAACTATGGTTTTGCAGTCTTCGCAGCTACATTTGGTTATTAATAACATAACTATATACAACATGAAAGGTACAACTCACGATAACAAGGTTTTCTTTATACCAGAGGATATGTTTTCTCCCTTTCACATTCTCTCTTATGACCTTGGAAGCAATGATATGACAAAGATCGAAATAAAAGGAATACCGGACCACTGGTTTAGTATTGATAAATCGACCGTTAACGTGATGTTGATGGATCAGAGTGAGAGTCTCGTGTACTTGGAGACTTGAATTAGACGTTACTTTCTACCTCTCTAAtgcatttttgttaattttgttttgtgtgttAGACTAAATACACTTCTGTTATTATTAATTGCTggttttatatgatattttatagaGTTTAATCGTGTGTTCTTGTATTGGTATCAAGCACGCACCCTCTTTCGCGTTGTTTTTCGTTAATTATGGTCTTTTAAAACCGTACGTATACGTATTGCCTTTCTTGTTATCTTGTGGTGTGCATAGTAGTGCTTCTCATAGTTGTTTTGGCTGCACCTTTGCATTTGAATGTAACTATGCATGAATTTGAACTCGGATTGCTTTATTTTCTTAGGTCAtgtattataagaaaatacgGTATACATGTTTCCACACTTTGTGAACTGCAACATACACGTTTCTACTTTTCGAACTATGAAAGGATCAAATGAGGTGCTTATCAATGCTTCTGCCTGCCAAATACAAGAGCAGCATGGCGATTAAGATCTTGCACTACTAATTCTCATTCTGTGGTTCAAGAATGATTGTCTTACCTGAAAAGTTAAATTAGGCACAATATAATGCAATGATAATAACCTctaaaaacacacaaattcTGTGCAGCTTAATATTTCTTAGGATAACTGTGTGTTATAAATTGCATGCATTTTAGTTGTTTATGGGAATAGTAAAGAAAAATTGAGAAGCACAATTTATTAAATCTAAACATCGAGCACAATGTAAAGACACCAAGAACTTATAACTTCAGTTGTCAGTTTTCTCCAGTCCTTTAACTCTTGGAACACATCGGTACCCAGCAGAATAAATTGGTCCATGCTATAACATACAATGCGACTTACTCAAGAAAACCTGTAGTGTAAATCATGTATAGCTAGAAATACCATTTTGGCTACAGAAACAGTCTCTATCAGAAACCAGCATTGGTTAGAGCTCTCCTCACATCTTTTTGGGTTTGAAGTTTGGGTCATTAGTTATACCCTTGAAAGTTGAAACCTATACTTTCACTGCCCTTGCGTCATATAATTTTTCATACTTATTGTTTTGCAAAATCTCAAAGTTCCACATTAGTTCTTTGTTGTCTGcatcttttaaaatgttttttttttaaacaaaaatgtgtGAGTTTCATGCAAGAAACAAAAGGTACGCAAGTAAGAAATAAGTAGAATTTATAACTTCATATGCATACGTGATACGTGATACGTTTGTTGTTGTATGTGATCTTTCAAAAGTTTTTAATAATTCTTTGATAATGGGGCCCACACATCAAATAAGCTAGGCCTGGACATTCGGACCGTCGGGTCGGATTCGGATCGGGtcctttcgggttcgggtcttTCGGATCTAAGAGTTTAGGACCCGATAGGGTAATTTCAAATTTTCGGttccggatcggttcggatcGTACCGGGTCCGGGTCGGATCGGGTCGGGTAATTAGAATTTATTGGTTCggatttggttcggtttcgggtcgggttcggttcggattcgatctaaaaaagacctaaaaatacaaaaaaatatctgaaaatatttatatatccgaaaatattcgaaatttattcaaaatttgtgtttttattatattaaaatgtgtatatatattaaactatgcGAGATACAACGACAATTTGTTGTCTCCTAGTGTTTGACCTCCCATGTTCTCTAGACAAATAACTTGTCTTCAATTCCTCCTTGAtgcattttatttagtttacatTATTAATTTGGATACCCATCGGGTTTGGGTTGGATCGGGTCCAAGACCTGAGGGTCCTCTGCAACAAGACCCAATAGAGTAATTTGATCGGGTCGGTTTCTACCCGAACCGAgtttttcggatcggtttcggatcgggtcttcgggtccggataaaatgcccaggcctaaaaTAAGCTCCTTGAGCGCGTGCATGTAAACGACCAGTGACACGCGTgagaggggagagagagagagccaaaGCGGTTAAGCAAAATCTTGCACAATCTGTTGCCTCTCCTTGCAGAATAAATGTTGATCGTTGATTATATGAACGGGTAAGATTAAAGCAGATAACATGAATTTGTAATCATGTCTGTATACGTGACATGCAAGAAATGAaactctccttttttttttaatatgataaccatatttaaaaccttttttttcttctaattttaTGCAATTTAGTGTTTCTTTGTATAATTGTGCTTTTTTCTGTGTGAATTCCCTCAGATTTAATTTTGGGAATGATAAAGAAGAAGTGAAATCACATTTATTATGTTTCTAGCTTTACCGATTGTAGTTTGATAGAGGTTTACCTGAGCAATCTCCTAAGACATAATTTCGCCTCTACAATGGTGTGTAGTTTCTTAGACGTCTATCTTTAAGATACAACTATCGATCTCCGTACATCACACCCGTACCGAAATCCTAGCAAACTTTACTTTGAGTTTTTCTTCAGAAACTTGTTATGGGaaagaagaagattaaatcCAATTGATTCTCAGtaatcttctctcttctctccttcttctcttcctttctcATATTGCACTTGATCACTTTATATAATGACTGAAGTGGTGCCTTTAATCAAGGCATATGTTAACTCAAGCGTTGCCTTTTAATCAACACATATGTTGACTCATAACCGACACGTTTTGTCTGAAACATTGCTtcctttaattaattaaagttcAACAATACCCCACATTTGAATAGAAAATATGTTCAAATATATCTGAGAAAGTAGAATCAATATGCATCGGAAAAGGTGTCTTTTGGACTTGAACCTTTCCTAGTAACAACTTATCGGATTTACTTTGTGGGGGGGGGGTAATGAACTATAGTCTTGAATTAACCACATTTTATAGTAAACCTAGACACTAAGTGAAACACATATCTCATCAGCTCATTTCTAGTTTATAAGGTTGTGTTCATTTTGGTCATGAACATATCCTGACTTCGTGAGAGCTCTAGAGAATTTAGCCATATCAATTCTCAAGTGCGACCCGACACCATTCCCATATAGGTAATGTTAGTTAAAGATAGTCCATTCTATATCTCTTCtacaaaatatactaatatTATTAAGAATAAATTATTCAAACCTTAATCATCAATGGATACACATTATTATTTCATAGGAATGAGAAAATGTGTAAAACATCTTGAGTCTTCCTCAACTAGTTTTTCTATTTAACCTAGACCATGGGATCTCCAATGTTGCTAGGTTAGGTTTCCATCAAGTAATGACTCATTGTGTTGGCTTGAGACCCATTCCCCTCGAAGTGAATACGACTTGCTCTTTAGGTAGGCCTTTAGTCAAAGCATCAGCCAAGTTTTCCTTTGATCTAATGTAATCCAATGCTATCACCCCATTGAAAAGCAATTGTCATATTGACAGCCAAGTCGAGATCTTGTTTTTGGCGAAATCCCTTTGCCACTAGTTTCGCTTAAGCTTCTTTGTAAATATCCATTTATGTCCAATTGGTTTATTACTAGGAGGTAAATCAACCAATTCCCATGTATGGTTACTCAAAATGGATTCCACTTCACTTTGAATTGCTTCTTTCTAATAAGGCAATTTCTCAATAATAGAAGCAACCAGAAACGCTTCATTCAGCCCCAAAATTTCATCCCTCAATTCATGAgcaataatttgaaaaaaaaaattcacttgtTTCACCACAGAAGCAGTGTCACTCATCTTAAAGTTTAAGAACTTTCCCACGAATGAGTCTTAATGCTTGCAACTTCAGACTTGTATTTCTTCTCAAATGCTTCCCACAACTGTTTTGAAGTTTGGATTATATGATAAACATCATAGAGAGAATCGTCCAAAGCGTTATAATATAGTTCTTGCACAAAAACTCGTTTTGCGTCCATGCCTCTTATGTTTTAACGATTTCATCAGAAATATTACCTTATACAGGTAACTCTGGTCCTTCAGAAGTCAAGCACTGTGCCAGATTCAGTGTCGTGAGATAAAACAACATATTTTGTTGCTATATTTAGAAATCCACTCCTCGGAAAACAAAAGGCTTCTCTATGTGACTTTTCATAATTGTAGTAGATTGATCCATCTTGCTTTCTttgaaaagaacaaagaaaaaaattatgtgttAGATTGTTAATTCAAAGTACAGATGCAAATCAATTTTACGTATACTAATATGTTTGTTTTACTTCACACTCGTAcataatttataaacttttataaatcttACTCAATTTATAAACTCCTATAAAAATTTACAAGAAAattatgtttcttcttttcGCAACTTAACTTACTATGGTTTGATAGAGGCTTGCCTGAGCAATCTCATAAGACAGAACTTCGCCCCTACAATGGTGTGTGTAGTTTCGTAGGCGTCTGTCTTGAGGATACAACTATCAATCTCCGTAAAACACACCTGTACAGAGACCCTAGTAAACTTTACTTTGAGTTTTCCTTCAGAAACTTGTTATAGGaaagaagaagattaaatcCAATTGATTCTCAgtaattttctctcttctctccttcttctctttctttctcgtATTGCACTTGATCACTTTATATAATGACTCAAGTGGTGCCTTTAATCAACGCATACATTAACTTAAGTGTTGCTTTTTAATCAACGCATATGTTGACTCATAACCGACACGTTTTGTTTGAAATGTTGCTtcctttaattaattaaagtcCAACACTATTTTGTGTGGTATTCCCATATGGCAGTTGAAACGGGAATCAAAGGAGACTAATAGATGAGTTTTCTTGTTGCAAAGAGTGTAACTAGTGTTCATTTTGGCCAGTCCGATGTTGTAGTGAGATTTGCGGTTTGGTTGGCATCTTTTTGATCTTGAGAAAAGATGGTCCTATATTTATGTCTCTGTTTGAGTGATTACTGGGAGTTTATTGGTGAATTTTTGGTTGTTTGTACTAAGCATAGTGTAAACATGATTTATATGAACCATAAGATCTTTAACATTTAAATTAATCTCACAATAGAACTATAAGGAATATTAGCGGAGTATCTCTTTCATTGTTGCGGAAATTTTATTGAACGGCTTCAATTAGGAAAAATGAGTTCTTGATCTTTTAATTTGGAGTTAAGACTTCTCTCTCCTTGCATACAAAACTTTTTATGCTTGTTTCTATTTAGATTGTGATGCCTTTAGAATAGATCAAATACATCTATTATAGGTGGAGAGAGGGACCTTACTTCCTTATCAAGTTTTGATTACGTTTTTATCaagactttttttcttttatgttaagTTTCATCTTTTAATCTTAACCATTCGTTAAAGTTGAGTAAATGACAAATGTTTACTTTAAGTGACTCATTGAACTTATTCTCCTTATGCATCTTTCATTAGATTTGTCCTTCATATCACTTTCCTCTTCTAAAACATTTGTAACTTATAGTTTAGTCAAAatattaagaaataaaattcatttatttctcaTTAGATTGGTTAtcaagttttttgaagttttaataaaataagtttacCATAAGACCACATAATGatatagaaatattattttagtattgaAAATATTTCTTACATAGATGTGGTCTGTGTTTGACCCCAGATGGTTGTATTCTGGTATATTTTGCAGTGTAATCCAAACAATATAATCCATCCTTTGAGAAAAAAAGAAGTAGtaagtaaattttcaaaataatattgttaacttgttcttttctttcatgatttttttttgtgaaattcgATCCGGTGTTAAATCCAAAAAAACCTTGTTGCTTAAGCGAGGAATGTAACATTGTTACAAGATACATAATAAATTAAGGCACTAGTAATTCGAATAGAACATGTGAATGCTACCATAAATTAGCATTACAATGAatataatcccctatatattaattgagaaaaattACGACTTCTTTTTGTATCCACATGTCAttactaggatgattcttagaatcattagaaaaataggttggtccatctaattatgtaataatttttttattaaactaaccataaatttattattaatgttctttattatttccttaaataaaagttatggAATCGCCTAATgtggataaaatatatatgacaattaatgattttgaataataaagatttgataaaaattggTATATCTTcgatcatatttgtttaattttaaactattaaaataaattaaacaacgaCATTAtccatattaataaaaattaaaattttctgtatatgttatattttgaatttttaaaaataactataaattattaaaactgtttAAAAGTATCACATTCAAAACTTTtttgatccatggtttaaaatttttgttatgacaagatacaaatgcttacaaaatcatataagtaaagtTCTagcttaattaattattaaaattaaaatagacatatataacgttttaaattaaactatataccatataaaatacataaatgttttacttttgaaatttgctttgaacaatttttttttgataaaagctttgaacaaacATTCACAacttaattcaaaaaaatataaattaatgaaactattgatcccacaatgaaaattttgttatcaataatttaaagtttttgatataaaagatataaattataaaaaaccatatgagtagaaaacatcatttaatagacattaatattaaaatatactatatatgttaatatcatttaaatttaattatatatcctatgcaataaaaacattattgtacggattaaaaaaatatatttatatgttcgcaccaatttaattgtatatgtaatagttacagaatttttaattattcaatacatatttattatttcataatatgtaaaaacatataaggaaaattttccataatagcattttttagtttttgtctcaaaaatagcactagaagggaaaagtcacaaaaataacatttattaataGACTAAATATCCTTAATACCATTGCTTTATCATAAATCAAATAACCGAAAAAATCAGAAACCTCTCTCCTCTTCGATCTCTCTCACAGTGGCGAATCTCTTCTCTTCGATCTCTCTCACGGTGGCGAAGACCACGAAACGTCGACTCCAATTTTGTTCCATCATCTCCGGCGTAGAACACTGTCATCATATCTGACGAAGCGCACGAAGATTTGATTCTCCAACGATGGACATTTCGGTATGATTCCTCTTCAAAATCGAAATCAGGgtttttgattgaaaatttgGGAATTTTTCCTTCTTAGGGTTTTCGAATTGAAATTTGGGGATTTCgattttttgttctttatataatagatttgagtttgttttgttgtccAAATCAAACAGAGAAGACATAATCAAAATTACAAAGAAGGAATCTCATGAAGCTTCATTTACAGAACTTGGCTTACGAAAGAAGATGAGTTCGTGACCTAGGTTTTGAGGTAATGTATATTTGATTCCGTTCAAATCAAAGGCTGCTAAATTTTGGGAACATAGGTTTTGAGGTAATGTATCTTTGATTCTGTTCTTTTCTAGACAATGCTGATTCCATTGATTATGTGTGGTATTTTATCCGTAATCCCAGTGTTCATGAGTGTGACTGAGATGAGTTTGTTTGTGAAAATttgtgggtttttttttttagtttcaggAAGGTGTTTCAAACTTTCAGGATAGCTTTTCAGAAAATCGGATActagaaaatttgaaattttttttggctTGGTTACGCAGGACCGAAACGCGATGGGAGATTCAATACCTGTCATGCTAAGACTATGCTTTTGAACTTTTATGTTGACTTGGACAAGTAAGAAGTTGTATTGAATGATTACGACATTTGTTTCATTTAGGTTGTTATTAAAGAAATTTTAGGATGTCTTGAAGCATTATCAGTAATTCTATCAAGAAAGTGTTAAAATTTGTTATCATTGTAAAACACATATCCTATCTAGGATATCTTATGGTACTTTTAGGATGGGTTTCCAGAAAATAAATGAGTAAGCATAAGCCTTTACTTCAAAAATGAATTAATTGTGAATGTACCAGGATTGAACTCGAGAACTCTCGTAAATGGAATTCAATCCTAGTGTGCAGCCGCTACGCCAAGAGTGTTATACTTGCCAAGTGTTAtaattaaatcaatataaacaacatatttatatttaattaaaaccagaaaaaaagaatttgtttcCAAAAGAAATCGAATGCGTGTTTAATGTGCGATACGAGTTGTGTAAGAGTAGAGGGCTAGCTGCTAGGCTACggtgtatatttgttttgtaaagataTGTGAACTTATTTATTCACATATCTTATCTAAGATACCATTGGTGATATTCAGGATGGGTTTCCAAAAATCGAATATGAAAATGAGATTACCAAGACACAAGACCACTAAGCCAATGTATGATATCTCAAAATGAGTAAGCTTTTAAAAGCAATATAAGAAATTCTCTTGCTGAttgatacaaaaattaaaaaaatgttcagATTCCATTAAGGAAAAAGTGACCATAAAATATGATGTGGGTTtcataatacataaatattagtCTTAAAACATAAGAGGGAAATTGATAACATCAGATTAATCATCCATCCAACATTTCAAGCTTTTGCCAGTCAAATAATTTAACCTTGACATTAGCCAAGTTTCATTCGGCTTCAATGTGCTCTGCTGCTAGTTTTTTCAACTCAGTAACAAAGTCAAAGTTTTCAGCTTTGATAATGACATCAAGCAAATCAATTCGCgaagaaatatattttactttgcTCGAAGCGTCATTCCATTCAGATTCAGATTGCGTTTGTTCCTTGACCAAGCGGAGAATCGACCTATAATGCTCCTCGGAATTTTGGAGGGAAAATGCATTTAAACCTAAATTGTATATTGCATAAGTTGGAAAGCATCCAACTTATTCAAGATAGGCTtccaaaatgaaatatatatgtgGCCGGTGCATATCACGTAACCATTAAATAAACAACATCCAGAAAATgatcaataaaaatgtaattcATCAACAAACCattgaaatgaaaaagaatagaACACAGATGAATATGAAACTTCATCATATAGCAGGAGAAGCAAATGTAACAGTAGTTTTCTTGTTACAACTAGCTCAATCACTAATAACCTGCAGGATTCAATTTGTGTGTAAGGTTTAGTACATGATCAGGAAGCATATCCTGAATACtctaagaaagaagaaaattatacaaacacaaaaaaaaatagaaacgatATACCTATTTTTCTCTCTGCACATTAGAACCAAAAACTGGAATAGCATTCAAAAGAGCAGgagaagcaaatgtatcagTAGTTTCCTTGTTACAGCTAGCTGAATCAGTAATAACCTGTAGGATTCAATGTGTTTGGAAGATTTAGTACATGATCAAGAAGCCTATCATAAAAACtctaagaaagaagaaaatcatacatgcacaaagaaaaaaaaagaaattagaaacGATGTACATGTTTTTCTCTCTGTACAGTAGAACCAAAAACTGGAATATCATTCAAAGCAGGAGAAgcaaatatattagtattttgCTTGGTACATCTAGATGAATCAGTAATAACTTGCAAAAATCAAGTTGTTTTGGAATGTTTACTACATAAATAGGAAAGTTTTCCTGAATAATTTAgttgaaacaaaacaacaaacctTAATACACAACCGACAGATTCCATTAAATGCTCTAATCTTGCCGATGAAACTTCTGAGCTGGCGAGTATATCCTACGGAGATTGGAGGAAAACGTTAACAATACTTTTCAAGACCAACGAAATCCTATAACTCAAACTTATTTATTCctctttaaaactaaaatatttgaaGACCATCTTCATCAAATCTTTATACTGAAGATCTTCTATGTAAATAAAGAGTGCATTACACTATTAGacactttcttttttcttacacTAAAAGACCCAAGTTGATGGACGAGCACTTTTCCACAAACCGAGGTGCATTCTGGACGAAAATGCCCTGCTTCTTTGCTGATGGGTACTTTGTGTTCTGGTTGAAATAATGTTTAGCTAGTAGACAATTTAGTTTGTACGAGTTATTATAGAAAagtgagttttttttatttcactctattttcaacatcttttattcttctttatttcatatatctaatatataaatacatatatatgtatgtatataaaataaaatatatgtgtgtttctttttattttgaaatctatattaatatattttgataattttttttttttttagtttatgacCACATCAATATGAATAACATAATATATGAATTGtggatatgtattttattagcaCTTGTGGATAAGCTTTAACAAACAAACTGTGGACAGAACAATGTGGATAGCTAAACATATTTGATTGTATGCAATCAAACTTGTGTATACAACTTTTTTACAGTCATGTATTTCTCtgcttgtttttatttaaaccaAAAAGAAGTATAAACAATGGCTTCAATCTTAAAAGTGGTTTTGTGGATGAAGATTCGACATACTATGGACAAGGTCTTGTGGACACAACAAAAGGATATCAATTAGAATCATGTCCACGAAGACAATAGACATGTAAAATTGAAAAGCCGATGAAGTTAGTGTCCACCAAAACTTAGTAACAGAAAAAGATTAAAACTTTGGCAACGATTAAAGCTTACTTCCCGACGAAATCACATGCTTCACGATTTCATGAAAGATCAATAACTCGTCGCTTAATCCGCCGCCACCGTCAAAGAAGCTCTTGTTGATGGATATTTAAGAGAGAGTGGAGTTGACACGGAAAATCGATCGAGAGAGGAGACCGAAGATATTTTCGCGTAGGATTAACGTTAGTGATAAgggttcttgttcttcatcAGGTAGAATAGAAACAAGAGATAATGGAATTAGGGTTAGTGATTTGGGAACACAATTGGGAAAGTGGGCTTtctcaatttaatttttaaaatttaaaacattaatttaaaGCATGATTAGTTAGAATAAGAAGTAATGagagattttgacaaaaaataaagtaacgagagaggagagaggagagagtaTAGCAACACAAAAAAACAAGAGAGGAGAGAGTAGTGTTTCAA
The sequence above is drawn from the Brassica napus cultivar Da-Ae chromosome A8, Da-Ae, whole genome shotgun sequence genome and encodes:
- the LOC106349570 gene encoding F-box/LRR-repeat protein At2g40920-like, translated to MKRRRLQQREIPNDVVMEEIRGRLPAKSLMRFKCVSKVWSSLISSRYFSNRFLTVPTRPRPRIYMCLQDNNDYSNSVTLSLALDTTNPNRFVVDHNLTSPRVGGYVLQNLCGFMCYSFISKPRIYNPATRQLVTLPAPIKSQTEEDAYGYYFGYDPVIDQYNVLWSTGVYVKHLGEIRSEHRVFVLKAGREGSWKKASPTAPDFLPHIPAKRGMCIDGVIYYMGWTGRYNLVLVSFHIRSRDFKMIQVPRRDGDEVLLRMKNVSLIEYGGKVTIIDQTNLREKGKLDLWAVEDAGNKNSWSRKTMVLQSSQLHLVINNITIYNMKGTTHDNKVFFIPEDMFSPFHILSYDLGSNDMTKIEIKGIPDHWFSIDKSTVNVMLMDQSESLVYLET